GGCAATCCGCACCGCTTCGTCACCCGATAGCTCCAGGGGTTCCTGGTATTTCACCTCAACGTAGTCCCTCTCCAGCTTCTCCAGATAGGAGCGGAATTCCGCGCTGCGATTGGCCATTGACCCCAGTTTCTCCTCGAATTCCGCTGCCTCCTGGTCCAGGTCTGATACATCAAGGCCAAGCTGAAGCAGGCCGTCCAGCCTTCGGACCATCGCCCGTATCGTCTTGGGATTGTGGGAGATGACGATACTGAATTCAGGGTAGTAGGTTGCCCTGGCGGTGAGGCTCACCATCTCGATGCCCCTTTGCTGGCAGATATAGAGCAAGGTAGTACCAAACCGGCTGGGCCCTGCGTAGCTGGTGTAGCGCACGCCGTATTTCAGCATCTCTTCCTTGAGCTCGGACGTGGTGCAGGCACAGGAGACGTTTGGCTCCCTGGTATGCGGGGTCTTGTCCAGCACACCACCGAGAAGATATATCCGTG
Above is a genomic segment from Dehalococcoidales bacterium containing:
- a CDS encoding PAC2 family protein — its product is MEQPENVIITERPGLRRPVMVCGISGWVDGGEAATGSVEYLIRKLSAKEFAEIPIDRFHIFQVPGQIASRPQVKIEDGVITGHSFHSNQFYYWVNPGSESDVVLFDGTEPNLHWTEFADAILHVVGEFGVSRIYLLGGVLDKTPHTREPNVSCACTTSELKEEMLKYGVRYTSYAGPSRFGTTLLYICQQRGIEMVSLTARATYYPEFSIVISHNPKTIRAMVRRLDGLLQLGLDVSDLDQEAAEFEEKLGSMANRSAEFRSYLEKLERDYVEVKYQEPLELSGDEAVRIAEDLLRGRTE